A window of Chitinophaga sp. MM2321 contains these coding sequences:
- a CDS encoding chloride channel protein gives MDHIKEPKLAGAVSRRVLYLSLQALINAMVIGAVAKGLVMLINLITNLSFYGEFTFAEKGPAGNHLGWYVVLIPVAGSLLVGVMARFGSKAIRGHGIPEAMENIILNESKIPPIITLLKPLSAALSIGTGGPFGAEGPIIATGGAIGSFTGQVIHISSAERKVLLAAGACAGMAAIFGSPLAAILLAIELLLFEFSPRSVIPVAIACVTGAGMHLLFFGNEPVFAMPAIPAVSDVALITYVLMGAAIGVVAALVSKSVYLVEDLFEKLPIHWMWWPALGAVVVGVIGYYAPHTMGVGYDNIKDLLTGNLSMALIISLCVLKYLSWVISLGSGTSGGTLAPLFTIGGAFGALMGVYVLKIFPGSDINIATAALIGMAAMFAGSSRALLTAIVFAMETTGQPHGLLPLIGACTTAYFVSFFLMKGTIMTERIRRRGIIAPDEYTPDVMQQISVSTVAVQPMLLLLDSMTLGQVNMLLDNYAYYHRQMVVTDAAGHFKGYLSRDKLSGVETATVESVQDHTSPFVYAGDDITTVAALFNKYSNDVLAVVDKDKVTGLVTADAVLREYGMRRTTEARYHSAFFGNTRLLRLMARGKKLLVR, from the coding sequence ATGGATCATATAAAAGAGCCAAAATTGGCTGGTGCAGTATCAAGAAGAGTACTTTATTTAAGTTTACAGGCACTTATCAACGCAATGGTGATTGGTGCTGTTGCAAAAGGGCTGGTAATGCTGATTAATTTAATTACCAACCTGTCATTTTACGGGGAATTTACATTTGCAGAAAAAGGACCGGCAGGTAACCACCTGGGATGGTATGTGGTATTGATTCCGGTAGCCGGTAGCCTGTTGGTAGGCGTGATGGCGCGTTTTGGCAGTAAAGCAATACGCGGACACGGGATTCCCGAAGCCATGGAAAATATTATCCTGAATGAGAGTAAGATACCTCCTATCATTACCCTTCTGAAACCTTTGTCGGCTGCCCTTTCCATTGGTACGGGCGGACCCTTTGGTGCGGAAGGCCCTATCATAGCCACAGGTGGTGCCATCGGATCATTTACCGGTCAGGTCATTCATATTTCTTCGGCAGAGCGCAAAGTGTTGCTGGCAGCAGGCGCTTGTGCCGGTATGGCGGCCATTTTCGGTAGTCCGCTGGCGGCCATCCTGTTGGCGATTGAACTGTTGTTGTTTGAATTTTCTCCCCGCTCTGTTATTCCCGTAGCCATCGCTTGTGTTACCGGCGCGGGAATGCACCTGTTGTTTTTTGGCAACGAGCCGGTGTTTGCGATGCCGGCGATCCCGGCAGTATCTGATGTGGCACTGATCACTTATGTACTGATGGGTGCTGCCATTGGCGTAGTAGCCGCTTTGGTGTCCAAATCAGTATACCTGGTGGAAGATCTCTTTGAAAAATTACCGATCCACTGGATGTGGTGGCCCGCGCTGGGCGCTGTAGTGGTGGGTGTGATTGGTTACTATGCACCGCATACCATGGGTGTGGGTTATGATAATATCAAAGACCTCCTGACGGGTAATCTGTCTATGGCGCTGATCATCTCCCTCTGTGTACTGAAATATCTTTCCTGGGTTATTTCACTGGGTAGCGGTACTTCCGGTGGAACACTGGCGCCGTTATTCACTATCGGCGGCGCTTTTGGCGCATTGATGGGTGTGTATGTACTAAAAATATTTCCCGGCAGCGATATCAATATTGCTACGGCAGCACTGATAGGCATGGCAGCGATGTTTGCCGGCTCATCCCGCGCATTACTTACCGCCATTGTGTTTGCCATGGAAACAACCGGGCAGCCACATGGATTACTGCCACTAATAGGCGCTTGTACCACCGCTTATTTTGTATCGTTTTTCCTGATGAAAGGTACCATCATGACAGAAAGAATCCGGCGCAGGGGCATCATTGCTCCGGATGAGTATACCCCTGATGTGATGCAGCAGATCAGCGTATCTACTGTAGCTGTGCAGCCGATGCTGCTGCTCCTGGATAGCATGACACTGGGACAGGTAAACATGTTGCTGGACAATTACGCTTACTATCACCGTCAGATGGTGGTAACGGATGCAGCCGGCCATTTCAAAGGATACCTGAGCCGGGATAAATTATCCGGTGTGGAAACGGCCACGGTGGAATCTGTACAGGATCATACGTCGCCTTTTGTATATGCAGGAGATGATATTACTACCGTGGCGGCGCTGTTTAATAAATACAGCAACGATGTATTGGCGGTAGTGGATAAAGATAAAGTAACCGGCCTCGTCACGGCTGATGCGGTACTGCGGGAATACGGAATGCGCCGTACCACAGAAGCCAGGTATCATTCCGCATTCTTTGGTAACACCCGCCTGTTGCGGCTCATGGCCCGCGGAAAGAAGTTGCTTGTACGTTAA
- a CDS encoding Crp/Fnr family transcriptional regulator yields MCQFCIPEWLSSVEINRQHLFFKKGETIFLEGSPATGIFFLYEGRVKVHKQWGEDKDLIVRFARKGDILGHRGFVSSQRLYPVSATAMEDITVCYMDLPFFEASLKVNTTLTYKLMQFYATELEEAEKKMRNLVHMDVKGRLANALLEISRSYHDKQFTINRQDLASFAGTTYETIYRIIQDFIQQRLIAVDGKAITILQEKKLQQLITG; encoded by the coding sequence TTGTGCCAGTTCTGTATACCGGAATGGCTTTCTTCTGTGGAGATAAACAGGCAACACCTGTTTTTTAAAAAAGGGGAAACCATCTTCCTGGAAGGATCTCCGGCTACAGGCATCTTTTTTTTATATGAAGGCAGGGTGAAAGTTCATAAGCAATGGGGAGAAGATAAAGACCTCATCGTTCGCTTCGCCAGGAAAGGAGATATCCTGGGGCATCGTGGATTTGTGAGCAGCCAGCGTTTATACCCGGTATCCGCCACCGCAATGGAAGACATCACCGTATGTTATATGGACCTACCTTTTTTTGAAGCATCCCTGAAAGTTAATACCACCCTCACTTATAAGCTGATGCAGTTTTATGCGACAGAACTGGAAGAAGCAGAGAAAAAAATGCGCAACCTCGTGCATATGGATGTGAAAGGCAGACTGGCAAATGCTTTGCTGGAAATAAGCCGTTCGTATCATGACAAACAATTCACGATCAACCGGCAGGACCTCGCCTCTTTTGCAGGCACCACCTATGAAACCATTTACAGGATCATCCAGGACTTTATCCAGCAACGCCTGATAGCCGTAGATGGAAAAGCAATTACCATCTTACAGGAAAAAAAATTACAACAATTAATTACGGGGTAA
- a CDS encoding Crp/Fnr family transcriptional regulator, translated as MKKDKQGCDLKTCLLCRLSLKEWTPAIKEHRRNFILNKGQTLFNEGDKVTGIYFIYEGRMKVHKHWGPEKELIVRFARQGDIVGHRGVGGNDQVYPVSATALEPVKVCFIEMEFFQSSLKVNQSLLYELMLFYAQELQESEKNMRNLAHMSVKERIACALLFLKDKFGFNKEGFIDLSLSKQDLASYTGTTYETAFRMLNELIEARMIAVSGKNIAILHEAKLQQLCRQSGITP; from the coding sequence ATGAAGAAAGATAAACAGGGCTGTGATCTGAAAACCTGTCTCTTATGCCGACTGTCGCTCAAAGAATGGACACCGGCCATCAAAGAGCACCGCAGGAACTTCATCTTAAACAAAGGCCAGACGCTTTTCAACGAAGGCGATAAAGTAACCGGTATCTATTTTATCTATGAAGGCCGCATGAAAGTACACAAACACTGGGGGCCCGAAAAAGAACTGATCGTGCGTTTTGCCCGGCAGGGTGATATTGTGGGGCACAGGGGCGTTGGCGGAAATGACCAGGTATACCCGGTATCTGCTACGGCACTGGAGCCGGTAAAAGTATGTTTTATTGAGATGGAATTTTTTCAATCATCTCTCAAAGTAAATCAGTCGCTCTTATATGAACTGATGCTCTTTTATGCACAGGAATTGCAGGAGTCAGAAAAAAATATGCGCAACCTGGCCCATATGTCTGTTAAAGAACGCATTGCCTGTGCGTTACTCTTCTTAAAAGATAAATTCGGTTTTAATAAAGAGGGATTTATCGACCTGTCGCTCAGTAAACAGGACCTCGCTTCTTATACGGGTACTACTTATGAAACGGCTTTCAGAATGTTGAATGAACTGATAGAAGCGCGTATGATAGCGGTTTCGGGAAAAAATATTGCCATCCTGCATGAAGCGAAGCTGCAACAGCTATGCCGTCAATCGGGTATTACCCCGTAA
- the cobA gene encoding uroporphyrinogen-III C-methyltransferase — protein MNVPKPRLSLVGAGPGDPEMITLKAINIIRQADVILYDALVNESLLGYASPAAVLLFVGKRYGCHALSQEEINRLIVENARAHGHVVRLKGGDPFVFGRATEEILFARQHGIPVAVIPGISSAIAVPASLMIPLTSRGVAESFWVTTGTTRSGSISADIELAARSSATVVILMAMSKLEGIMDLFAQQGKSEMPVAIIENGTTPQERIVTGTVRDIALRVQEAGIGNPAVIVVGEVVHLHTLLTGDAFQEIRKMNNTHEER, from the coding sequence ATGAATGTGCCAAAACCCCGCTTATCTTTAGTAGGTGCAGGACCCGGAGACCCGGAAATGATCACGCTCAAAGCCATTAATATTATCCGTCAGGCAGACGTGATTTTATATGATGCACTGGTAAATGAATCATTGCTCGGTTATGCATCGCCGGCGGCTGTGTTGCTATTTGTAGGCAAACGTTATGGCTGTCATGCGCTCTCCCAGGAGGAGATCAACCGGCTGATCGTGGAAAATGCGCGGGCACACGGGCATGTAGTCAGGCTGAAAGGCGGTGACCCGTTTGTTTTTGGCCGCGCCACAGAAGAAATCCTGTTTGCCCGGCAGCACGGTATCCCGGTGGCGGTCATCCCCGGCATCTCCAGCGCGATAGCTGTACCCGCTTCCCTAATGATCCCGCTTACGAGCAGGGGCGTTGCGGAAAGTTTCTGGGTAACAACCGGTACCACGCGCTCCGGCAGCATCTCGGCCGACATTGAGCTGGCAGCGCGTTCTTCTGCTACCGTTGTGATCCTCATGGCGATGAGTAAACTGGAAGGCATTATGGATTTATTTGCACAACAAGGAAAAAGTGAGATGCCCGTAGCGATTATAGAAAACGGCACCACTCCGCAGGAAAGGATCGTGACCGGCACAGTACGCGATATTGCCCTGCGGGTACAGGAAGCGGGCATCGGCAACCCGGCGGTGATTGTAGTGGGGGAAGTAGTGCACCTGCATACCTTATTAACAGGCGATGCTTTTCAGGAGATCCGGAAAATGAATAATACACATGAAGAAAGATAA
- the nirB gene encoding nitrite reductase large subunit NirB, protein MKIVVIGNGMVGYKFCEKIIAKSTHTPLHLVVFGEEPRPAYDRVHLSEFFAGKTAAALSLATTDWYAENNIRLHLGDPVLHIDRQAKTVTSYKGVIETYDYLVLATGSSAFVPPIPGMDKKGVFIYRTIEDLEMMQAYAPKATAGVVIGGGLLGLEAAKSLLDLGVSNTHVIEFSPRLMPRQIDDKGAFILQSKLESLGLQIHTNKNTREILGNGAITGLQFTDNSILHADMLVVSAGIKPRDELARQAGLATGARGGIIVNEQLQTTDPFIYSIGECALYNNMIYGLVAPGYEMAEVAAAHITGEEKSFTGFDMSTKLKLIGVDVASFGDPFPAPESCHSIVYEDNRKGTYKRINISPDGQYLLGGILIGDAAAYNMLLQTTRNKLVLPPNPEDILLGGSRGGADTGPGVSALPDDAMICSCENVSKGAICNAVTQGMETLEAVKKYTKAGTCCGGCTPMVKDLITATMREQGKYIREVMCEHFTYSRQELLDLIKIKSLRSYDEVLDHYGHGEGCEVCKPMVSSILASLWNEMILVKGNDTAQDSNDRYLANIQKGGTYSVVPRIPGGEITPEKLIVIGQIGTKYNLYTKITGGQRIDLFGAHLSDLPDIWEELIAAGFESGHAYGKALRTVKSCVGSTWCRFGLHDSVSFAIRIEERYRGLRAPHKIKSAVSGCIRECAEAQSKDFGIIATEKGWNLYVCGNGGSKPQHAKLLAADLDSDTCIRYIDRFLMFYIKTADPLTRTATWLNKLDGGMDYLRNIVVHDSLGIAAQLETDMQFLVDNYKCEWREVVENPALRKRFSHFVNAPEDKDPTVKFDPLRAQKKAAEWK, encoded by the coding sequence ATGAAAATTGTAGTCATTGGTAATGGTATGGTAGGTTATAAATTTTGCGAGAAGATCATCGCAAAATCAACCCACACCCCGCTCCATCTGGTTGTATTTGGCGAAGAACCCAGGCCCGCATACGACCGTGTACACCTCAGCGAATTTTTTGCCGGCAAAACAGCAGCAGCACTTTCCCTCGCAACAACCGACTGGTACGCCGAAAACAACATCCGGCTACACCTGGGTGATCCCGTACTGCACATCGACCGGCAAGCCAAAACAGTGACCTCTTATAAAGGCGTTATTGAAACGTACGACTATCTCGTACTCGCTACCGGTTCATCGGCTTTTGTTCCGCCCATACCCGGCATGGACAAAAAGGGTGTGTTCATTTACCGCACCATCGAAGACCTGGAAATGATGCAGGCTTACGCGCCCAAAGCCACTGCAGGCGTTGTTATCGGCGGCGGCCTGTTAGGACTGGAAGCCGCCAAATCCCTGCTGGACCTTGGCGTCAGCAACACCCATGTGATCGAATTCTCCCCCCGCCTCATGCCCCGGCAAATTGATGATAAAGGCGCTTTCATCCTGCAAAGTAAACTCGAAAGTCTTGGTCTGCAAATACATACCAACAAAAACACCCGCGAAATTCTGGGCAACGGGGCCATTACCGGTCTGCAGTTTACCGACAACAGCATCCTGCACGCTGATATGCTGGTAGTATCCGCCGGCATCAAACCCCGCGATGAACTGGCCCGGCAGGCAGGACTGGCAACAGGTGCCCGTGGCGGCATTATCGTCAACGAACAATTACAAACCACAGATCCCTTTATATATTCCATCGGCGAATGCGCCTTATACAACAACATGATCTATGGCCTGGTAGCACCCGGCTACGAAATGGCGGAAGTAGCCGCCGCACATATCACCGGTGAAGAAAAAAGCTTCACCGGTTTTGATATGAGCACCAAATTAAAACTCATCGGCGTAGACGTGGCCAGCTTCGGCGATCCCTTCCCCGCCCCTGAAAGCTGCCACAGCATTGTGTATGAAGACAACCGGAAAGGTACTTACAAGCGGATCAACATCTCCCCCGATGGTCAGTACCTGCTGGGCGGTATCTTAATCGGCGATGCAGCAGCCTATAATATGTTATTACAAACAACCCGGAATAAACTGGTATTGCCTCCCAACCCCGAAGACATACTCCTGGGCGGTAGCCGTGGTGGCGCAGATACAGGTCCCGGTGTAAGCGCCCTCCCCGATGATGCCATGATCTGTAGCTGCGAAAACGTGAGCAAAGGCGCCATCTGCAATGCCGTAACACAGGGTATGGAAACACTGGAAGCGGTAAAAAAATATACCAAAGCAGGCACCTGCTGCGGCGGCTGCACCCCGATGGTAAAAGATCTCATCACCGCCACCATGAGGGAACAGGGCAAATACATCCGCGAGGTGATGTGCGAACACTTTACCTATTCCCGCCAGGAACTGCTGGATCTCATCAAAATAAAATCGCTCCGCTCTTATGATGAAGTACTGGATCATTATGGTCACGGCGAAGGCTGCGAAGTCTGTAAACCCATGGTATCATCCATACTGGCCAGTTTGTGGAATGAAATGATCCTCGTAAAAGGCAACGATACCGCACAGGATTCGAACGACCGCTATCTCGCCAATATTCAGAAAGGAGGTACCTATTCTGTAGTACCCCGCATTCCCGGCGGTGAAATCACCCCGGAAAAACTGATCGTCATCGGGCAGATCGGCACTAAATACAACCTATATACGAAAATTACCGGCGGACAACGCATCGACCTTTTCGGCGCGCATCTCAGCGACCTGCCCGATATATGGGAAGAACTGATTGCCGCCGGATTTGAAAGCGGGCATGCCTACGGCAAAGCATTACGTACCGTAAAAAGCTGCGTAGGCTCCACCTGGTGCCGCTTCGGTCTGCACGACAGCGTGAGCTTCGCCATCCGGATTGAAGAACGTTACCGCGGACTCAGGGCCCCGCATAAAATAAAATCAGCCGTATCCGGCTGCATACGCGAATGCGCAGAAGCACAGTCGAAAGACTTCGGCATCATCGCTACAGAAAAAGGCTGGAACCTGTATGTATGCGGCAACGGCGGCTCCAAACCACAGCACGCCAAACTACTGGCAGCAGACCTGGACAGCGATACCTGCATCCGCTACATCGACCGCTTTCTCATGTTCTACATCAAAACAGCAGACCCGCTCACCCGTACCGCCACCTGGCTCAACAAGCTCGATGGCGGCATGGACTACCTCCGCAACATCGTGGTGCATGACAGTCTTGGTATTGCCGCTCAACTGGAAACAGATATGCAGTTCCTGGTAGACAACTACAAATGTGAGTGGAGAGAAGTGGTGGAAAACCCGGCGCTACGCAAGCGTTTCTCTCACTTCGTGAATGCACCTGAAGATAAAGATCCGACCGTAAAATTTGATCCGCTGCGCGCACAGAAGAAAGCCGCAGAATGGAAATAA
- the nirD gene encoding nitrite reductase small subunit NirD yields the protein MSLTQTVTTNWFFACKTSDVPANGGVCVKYKDEQIALFYFARRDEWYATQNLCPHRRQMALSRGMTGTIQDEPKVACPFHKKTFSLADGRCLSDEAECSLTVYPVKIIDDLVYIGVEVVK from the coding sequence ATGTCTTTAACTCAAACCGTTACCACCAACTGGTTCTTCGCCTGCAAAACATCTGATGTACCCGCCAACGGAGGCGTATGTGTAAAGTATAAAGATGAACAGATTGCCTTGTTCTATTTTGCCCGGAGGGATGAATGGTATGCTACACAAAACCTGTGTCCGCACCGCCGGCAGATGGCTCTCAGCCGCGGCATGACCGGCACCATCCAGGATGAACCCAAAGTAGCCTGTCCTTTTCACAAAAAAACATTCTCGCTGGCAGATGGCCGTTGCCTCTCCGATGAAGCGGAATGCAGTCTCACCGTATATCCTGTAAAAATAATAGACGACCTGGTATACATCGGTGTAGAAGTAGTAAAATAA
- a CDS encoding MFS transporter, with protein MAAPLNKLQLFSLDTVQMRTFHITWLMFFVCFFGWFGLAPLMPTIREDLGLSKAQIGNIIIASVSGTIIARLVIGRLCDTWGPRKTAIRLLLIGALPVFFVGLAKDYTSFLLFRLAISVIGASFVITQFHTSLMFAPAIKGTANAITGGWGNLGGGVTNMVMPLIFAAIVGFGYTKAEAWRYAMIIPGLMMLGVAWLYYRYTQDTPAGNFEETGYNKNNSKTDWSLLADWRIWALTLAYGMCFGMEITFDNVASLHFVDTFHLSQSSAGFWAGIFGFMNLFARALGGYISDKAGAKYGMKGKGWLLALVLLAEGIGLLLFAQSGNLTLAIISMLSFALFLKMANGATYGIVPFLHEKNAGMVSGIVGAGGNMGGMLFGFLFKSDTISYVQAFTYIGFIVIGVSCIVMLTRFSKQEATVDAPVRTPVAVS; from the coding sequence ATGGCAGCACCGCTTAATAAACTACAGCTATTTAGTCTTGACACCGTGCAGATGCGCACGTTTCATATCACCTGGCTCATGTTCTTTGTATGCTTTTTCGGATGGTTCGGACTGGCGCCGCTGATGCCCACCATCCGCGAAGACCTGGGATTATCAAAAGCACAGATAGGCAATATCATTATTGCATCCGTATCCGGTACCATTATCGCCAGGCTGGTGATAGGCAGGTTATGCGATACATGGGGGCCGCGTAAAACCGCGATACGGCTACTACTGATAGGTGCGCTACCTGTTTTCTTCGTAGGACTGGCAAAAGATTATACCTCCTTTTTATTATTCCGTTTAGCCATCAGCGTTATAGGGGCTTCATTTGTGATCACACAATTTCATACTTCGCTCATGTTTGCACCAGCCATCAAAGGTACTGCCAACGCTATTACCGGCGGTTGGGGCAATCTTGGTGGTGGTGTTACCAACATGGTGATGCCGCTGATCTTTGCCGCCATCGTTGGTTTCGGTTATACGAAAGCAGAAGCATGGCGATACGCCATGATCATTCCGGGCCTGATGATGCTGGGCGTGGCCTGGCTCTACTACCGGTATACCCAGGATACACCCGCAGGGAATTTTGAGGAAACCGGCTACAACAAAAACAACAGCAAAACAGACTGGTCACTGTTGGCCGATTGGCGCATCTGGGCGCTCACATTGGCCTACGGTATGTGTTTCGGCATGGAGATCACTTTCGATAATGTGGCCTCCTTACATTTCGTAGACACCTTTCATCTTTCTCAAAGCAGCGCCGGATTCTGGGCTGGTATTTTCGGATTCATGAATCTCTTTGCCAGGGCATTAGGCGGATATATTTCAGACAAGGCCGGCGCTAAATATGGCATGAAAGGCAAAGGATGGTTATTGGCGCTGGTGTTGCTGGCTGAAGGAATAGGACTGTTACTGTTTGCACAGTCAGGTAACCTTACGCTGGCGATCATCTCCATGTTGAGTTTTGCCCTGTTCCTGAAAATGGCCAATGGCGCCACTTATGGCATTGTGCCGTTTCTTCATGAAAAAAATGCAGGCATGGTGAGCGGCATCGTAGGTGCTGGCGGCAACATGGGCGGGATGCTTTTCGGCTTCCTGTTTAAATCAGATACCATCAGCTACGTACAGGCGTTCACGTATATTGGTTTTATTGTGATCGGCGTATCCTGCATAGTGATGCTGACCCGGTTCAGCAAACAGGAAGCAACGGTTGACGCGCCGGTAAGAACACCTGTAGCCGTATCCTGA